From the genome of Chlorocebus sabaeus isolate Y175 chromosome 2, mChlSab1.0.hap1, whole genome shotgun sequence, one region includes:
- the NOL4L gene encoding nucleolar protein 4-like isoform X3 encodes MSDSTWMSADPHLASSLSPSQDERMRSPQNLHSQEDDDSSSESGSGNGSSTLNPSTSSSTQGDPAFPEMNGNGAVAPMDFTTATEDQPINLCDKLPPATGLGTPSYPSDGCGADGLRSRVKYGVKTTPESPPYSSGSYDSIKTEVSGCPEDLTVGRAPTADDDDDDHDDHEDNDKMNDSEGMDPERLKAFNMFVRLFVDENLDRMVPISKQPKEKIQAIIESCSRQFPEFQERARKRIRTYLKSCRRMKKNGMEMTRPTPPHLTSAMAENILAAACESETRKAAKRMRLEIYQSSQDEPIALDKQHSRDSTAITHSTYSLPASSYSQDPVYANGGLNYSYRGYGALSSNLQPPASLQTGNHSNGPTDLSMKGGASTTSTTPTPTPSSTSTSRPVPTAQLSPTEISAVRQLIAGYRESAAFLLRSADELENLILQQN; translated from the exons ATGAGCGACTCCACATGGATGTCAGCTGACCCGCACCTGGCCTCCAGCCTGAGCCCCAGCCAGGACGAGAGGATGCGGAGCCCACAGAACCTCCACAGTCAAGAGGACG ATGACTCCTCCTCTGAGAGTGGCAGCGGCAATGGCTCCTCCACCCTGAACCCTTCCACATCGAGCAGCACGCAGGGTGACCCTGCCTTCCCCGAGATGAATGGCAACGGCGCCGTGGCCCCCATGGACTTCACCACGGCCACTGAGGATCAGCCCATCAACCTGTGTGACAAGCTCCCGCCGGCCACGGGACTTGGCACACCCTCCTACCCCTCCGATGGCTGTGGTGCCGACGGACTGCGGAGCCGAGTCAAATACGGGGTGAAGACCACCCCTGAG TCCCCCCCCTACAGCTCTGGGAGCTACGATTCCATTAAGACTGAGGTCAGCGGCTGTCCTGAGGACCTGACAGTGGGCCGGGCCCCGACGGcagatgatgacgatgatgaccATGACGACCATGAGGACAATGACAAGATGAACGACTCTGAAGGCATGGACCCTGAGCGTCTTAAGGCCTTCAAC ATGTTTGTGCGTCTCTTTGTGGACGAGAACCTGGACCGCATGGTGCCCATCTCCAAGCAGCCCAAGGAGAAGATCCAGGCCATCATCGAGTCCTGCAGCCGGCAGTTCCCCGAGTTCCAGGAGCGGGCCCGCAAGCGCATCCGCACGTACCTCAAGTCCTGCCGGCGCATGAAGAAGAACGGCATGGAGATG ACCAGACCCACGCCACCCCACCTGACCTCGGCCATGGCAGAAAACATCCTGGCAGCTGCCTGTGAGAGCGAGACGAGAAAGGCAGCCAAGCGGATGCGTCTGGAGATCTACCAGTCCTCACAG GATGAGCCCATAGCCCTGGACAAGCAGCACTCGCGGGACTCCACAGCCATCACCCACTCCACCTACTCACTGCCAGCCTCCTCCTACTCCCAGGACCCTGTGTACGCCAACGGCGGCCTCAACTACAGCTACCGCGGGTACGGGGCCTTGAGCAGCAACCTGCAGCCCCCTGCCTCCCTCCAAACAGGAAACCACAGTAATG GGCCCACGGACCTCAGCATGAAAGGCGgggcctccaccacctccaccacccccacacccaccccctccagcaccagcaccagcagGCCCGTGCCCACCGCTCAGCTCAGTCCCACGGAGATCAGCGCCGTGCGGCAGCTCATCGCGGGCTACCGGGAgtctgctgccttcctgctgcGCTCTGCAGACGAACTGGAAAACCTCATCCTACAGCAGAACTGA